AAAACCGTCCGAGATCATTTGCTTCCAACAACACTCGTCCCAATCAGACTCCATGCCACATGGCAAGAAATTATTGATCAACTGGCAGAGTCCGTACAAGACCTGACGGAAATGCAGCACAAAGCACCAACTCCTGCATGACACGTGGCACTAACTACCAATAAACTTTCTCGTTAGCTACGGAGGGCGTGAAAATATCAAAATACCCGCATAAAACGGTTGCCGAATCACGCAAACACATGCCACCATTACTGCCCTCGTAATCACCAACCGTTGCTCCCAGTAGCTGAGCCCCCACCACCAGCGCTGGCGCGCGGAGATACCAACACCTGCGAGTGCGAGTGCCACAACACCACCATTCCCACGTAAGGCGGGACCCACCCGTAGGAAACCACTTCCCCAAGCGTTAAAGCgggaacaagaaaaaaaaagataaaaacggAAAGGAGTAGTCTTTCGATAAAAGAGTGGTGTGCAaatattttttccttctcttaaaaagaaataaaaaaacaaaggtATGAAAACACCATACATACCCCTACCGCATCATTAAATTTACAAACCACTGTCCCTCGGAAAATAAAggttaaaaaatagaaaaaaaaaaaggggggaataAAAATCTACTTTTTGGCCTTCCTAGCAGGGCCCTTCTTCGCCGGAGGCTTAGCCGCGGTCTTCCCGGCCTTCGCCTTCTTCGGCGCCGCCTTGGCCGCGGCAGCCTTCCTCTGGGAGGCGGCGGACTTCGCCGGCGCGGCGGTCTTCTTCTGGGAGGCGGCGGGCTTCGCTGGCACGGCGGACTTCTTCCCTGGCGTGTCCTTGGTGGAGGTCTTGGCCGCCTTCGCCGGCCGCGCCTTCGCCTTCGGCTTGGTTACCTTCGCCGCAGGCTTCGGTTTCGGCTTCGCAACGGGAGCCTTGGGCTTGGCCGCGGCCGGGGACTTGGGCTTCGGCTTCACGGCCGTCGCCGGCTTGGTCTTCGGCTTCGGCTTCGGCTTCGCGGACGCGGCAGGCTTGGGCTTGGTCTTCGGCTTCGGCTTCGGCTTCGGCTTGGCGGCCGCGGCAGGCTTTGGCTTCGGCTTCGGCTTGGGCTTGGGCGGAAGGGGGGGCGGAGACAGGCTTGGCTGGAGCACGGGGGCGGGCGGGGGGAAGCTTGTAGGAGTTCTTGATCTTGGTGAGCTTGCCGCTGGCGGTGAGCTTCTTGAGCTGGAAGAGGAGGAGCTTGCGGAAGTTGGAAGGGAGGTGAGCCTTGTGCTTGTCTTCAATAAACTTGGTGATCGCATACTGGCTCGACCCCGTCCTCTCCTTCAGCGATGTAATCGCCTCTCCGATCATCTAGGGTTTCATAACGCAATCAAGTAAATCAGATCCATGTAAATCAACAGAGAGCTATGGACTGACATGGACGAGGTCTCACCTCCACGTAAGGGGGATGAGCAGGAGGAGCTCGGGGCTTCCTGGGAGCGGAGGGCTTCTTGGCCTTGGGCTCCTTCGTTTTCTTCGTCCTGGACGCAGTCTTGGCCGGCGGGTTCTCCCCCGCGGGCTCCGCCGGGGCGGAATCCTTCACTGTCTCCTCCACCGCCGCCGCTGAGGTCTCCTCCGCCGCCATGCCTACGGCCTCGAGAGCAAACAAGAAGGGAGAAGAATTAGGGCTAGGGTTTCTGAGAGGAACGAATGAGAAAGTGGTGAGAGATCGGGCGTGCAGATGAGAGGTGATAGCCAACAGGGAGGAGATGAGGATTTAAATACGGACCGAGGGGGTAAACGGTAGGCAAGAGGTGAGCGGTGATTGGTTCGCTACCAGTTTATTCGGATCCTTACCCTCATAGTTTTAAATGTCGTCCGTTGGATCATCTGGCTATCGACGGATTAGGTTGGTTGAGTGCATGAGCTGAGATTTGGACTAGAGTGGAGGCAGGGGTATGGGGTAGGATGGGGTGTGCTTTCGCTCTCTGTTTTTCTAGGTATAAGTTGAGCTGTGTTTAATGAAATTTAGTGAGGTTTGAACCATGTTGAAGCACTGGAACTTAGCTTTCCAATGACATGAATATTATTTAATTTGGTACAGTGGTTAGAAAGAATTTCAGCTTCAAAACTACATTGGTTGTGCACAAGGTTTCATGCGAGTTTTGTGAGGTTTTTAGCCTCTTGATGAAAAGATTGGGCAACTTGATCAAATTTTTTGACTGGATCTGACGGTAGCCAAACAGAGGGGTTCACAGAACTTGGAATGATCAAAATTTGATGAGAAATGAGTGAGTAGTGATTGATCAAAGGTCATACAACAGAAACACCCTCATGTGATGGTTTGCATGCTTAATATTCAACTTTGTCTCAAGTACATAATTAGGAGAATGATTTGTGGTGGTGTTAGGAATTTCATGCCCAATCTAGAGATGTTATGGAGTAACAAAACATGTGGTATTGAGGGCAAAATTGTTTGATTACTATTTAGCTTTATACAGCATTTTCCGTCACCACATATAAGATATCGATATGAAGGCAATGAAATAAGTTGCATTTTGTCCTggataaaattcaaggctttctTATAATCCTTCTCGTCTAAATTGGAAGCTTCCTTGTTATTATGATTCACAGCTTGACATTTTCAACAACAGGAATGATTGTGCCCATTTTTCAATATATTAgtccaagttttttttttatggaataagaatgaagaggatgtAAAAAATTGCTTTAGTTGCTATGGAGTTCAATTTTTAAGCTACTCTATGAAGCTATGGAGAAAGATAATTGAACAAAGATGAACAAGGATGGAGAAGAACAATGATGCTCTAAATAATGAATTTGGATTTATGCTTGAAAAAATTGACATAGAGGTTATCTTCTTAATAAttgatagaaaaaaatatatcgCAAAGAAAAGAATCACTACTATATGGTCTTTGCTGACCTAAAAAAACTTATGATAACTTATTAACAAAGATAATTtggtataataatttgatagctttaataaaaaaagaaatgtgTGCATAATTGACCCATTAAAATTGTCGAAGATATCTATATTGGGGTACTTATAAGCATTATGGTTTCATACAACAATTGCATGTCCAGTCAAGTTAAGATTGTAGTGAGGATCAAAGCTAaccttctcaaaaaaaaaaagaggatcaaAGCTAACGTTTTTCTCATGTTAATTCTAATATTCTAAAAGACATAAAATGTTGTATGTTGTTTATAGGTGATACCATGTTAATCGAAGAGAAAAGAATGTTATTAAATGCCCGTATAGATTTGTAGAAAACGTTACAGTAGAACTTGGTTATAGTAGAACTAATTTTTACCACCATGACTATTCAAATACAAACCAGTGTGAACATGATGGATTTAAAACTTCCCCTCAAGTTGAAGGATGAAGATCTAGAACATCCAACttgcctttgaagagcttgaaTTTATCCTTATCAATACACATGAGACAAGTATCGACAAGCTAAAGTCTTCAATGTCTTCTAAGGATATAATGACCATAGGAAATCACTTTGAAATTTTAACTCCACTTGGTGGCAATTAACCTCTATAGGTTTTTATATTTATGGTTGACTCGATATTGATCGAAaggtttgaggatgatagtgttattttgatgattaacaaacaataatcaagagtatgctacaagttaattcgatacttcatttataagtctgttactctcattatattcgtataataagataaagatgcatttcattgtttatatggatgaatctaaccttgagttgcagcaaagtgtggattgagtcgaccccaaggttgattggatcgaccccggcacataaagaaagcatctggcacacttctacaaaaatggcacggatgaacagtagttgggtcgacccaaggaaagcatgagtcgacccaaacctcaagcctctcaagcctcaagaaaacagttctctgaaaacactgagagggtcgacccaagagaaagttgagtcgacccaagcttgagtcgacccaaacactgagagggtcgacccaaagacagtgacagaatacattgacagaataggttctctggaaatcctgagagggtcgacccaagtgaaagttgagtcgacccaactgaaccttaagtcgacccaaagaaatgttgagtcgacccaagtgaaggaaggctgaattataaGTTTCTGttgttctgagagggtcgacccaaggaaaggttgagtcgacccaagtaaaaattgggtcgacccaagaaaaggttgagtcgactcaagcacgggcagaagtataacggctagttctgcagaagtactttttgtccttccaacagtgagtaacggctagtttttgaattctaaccattggggcttgtccaatggatgaaggaaactatttaaagtagcactattcatcagagaaaacatccttttgcaaaatatcaaagagtacacaagaaagacaaagtgtcctagtcttcttcattcaagtgcttcattcaagagtcaaaagaaagtggttgagcagattccaagagtcattaagagctccatccacccttgaagagtgaagcatccttgacaaagaagagagaagtcacatcaagcgataactattctctaaactcttctttgtagattatattgttatatttgctcatctaggagcttaaatcttcttacttcgtttattaaactccttgtaaaggttagttggtaagcccgcaaaaccaacggtgtaggttgattggtgaacccgtaaaaccaattgtaaaggttcgttggtgagcccggaaaaccaacataggttcgttggtgagcccgtaaaaccaacataggtttttggtgaatccgaaaaaccaaagtgtaaaggtttttggattgtgagcccgaaaaacaatccaactgtaatccgcgggattagtaaattcccaaggggtcgcttggagagtggacgtaggtgcttaggagagcaccgaaccactatacttcttgttgtttgtattgtgctttgtttaattctactaactcatcaattgacataagtaagatagttaaaattaagagaaaccaattcaccccccctcttggcttgtcaccttgggcaacaagtggtatcagagcaaggtgctccaatagtacttattgatctcacaatcaagagttaaagatcatgacaacccaagtgggatgttctatgagtgaggggcaatccaaaagtctgaagctcgagtcgactccggaagattgcgagtcgactctaagtgtttcagaggttctggcacaagcttgagtcaactccggtacactacgagtcgactccgactgagaacagacagaaggacagaaagatgaattttagaccctgtcaccgagtcgactccgaagatttcgagttgactccgatgcttgccgagtcgacttccgacggttctgagtcgactccaaagagtaacagacagaaagacagtgATGGTTTTTagatcctgttaccgagtcgactccgatgtttggcgagtcgactcccagttatgtccgagtcgacttccagaggaaagcaagtccaaaaggcagagaaccattttcggcgatcctgtgaacgagtcgactccaagtgttctagagtcgactcccaagtcagccgagtcgactccaacaaggtgcgagtctccgaggcagttcagatcaacagacagaggatcggcttttcgaactctgagagccgagtcgactcca
This genomic interval from Phoenix dactylifera cultivar Barhee BC4 unplaced genomic scaffold, palm_55x_up_171113_PBpolish2nd_filt_p 000711F, whole genome shotgun sequence contains the following:
- the LOC103697861 gene encoding LOW QUALITY PROTEIN: histone H1-like (The sequence of the model RefSeq protein was modified relative to this genomic sequence to represent the inferred CDS: inserted 2 bases in 1 codon), whose amino-acid sequence is MAAEETSAAAVEETVKDSAPAEPAGENPPAKTASRTKKTKEPKAKKPSAPRKPRAPPAHPPYVEMIGEAITSLKERTGSSQYAITKFIEDKHKAHLPSNFRKLLLFQLKKLTASGKLTKIKNSYKLPPARPRAPAKPVSAPPSAXKPKPKPKPKPAAAAKPKPKPKPKTKPKPAASAKPKPKPKTKPATAVKPKPKSPAAAKPKAPVAKPKPKPAAKVTKPKAKARPAKAAKTSTKDTPGKKSAVPAKPAASQKKTAAPAKSAASQRKAAAAKAAPKKAKAGKTAAKPPAKKGPARKAKK